The Glycine soja cultivar W05 chromosome 3, ASM419377v2, whole genome shotgun sequence genome window below encodes:
- the LOC114405947 gene encoding probable LRR receptor-like serine/threonine-protein kinase IRK — MKQVQFTLLLSVSLVILFGPILVISVDLSFNDDVLGLIMFKAGLQDPKGKLSTWNEDDYSPCHWVGVKCDPANNRVSSLVLDGFSLSGHIDRGLLRLQFLQILSLSRNNFTGTIAPDLLTIGDLLVVDLSENNLSGPIPDGIFQQCWSLRVVSFANNNLTGKVPDSLSSCYSLAIVNFSSNQLHGELPSGMWFLRGLQSIDLSNNFLEGEIPEGIQNLIDLRELRLGSNHFTGRVPEHIGDCLLLKLVDFSGNSLSGRLPESMQKLTSCTFLSLQGNSFTGGIPHWIGEMKSLETLDFSANRFSGWIPNSIGNLDLLSRLNLSRNQITGNLPELMVNCIKLLTLDISHNHLAGHLPSWIFRMGLQSVSLSGNSFSESNYPSLTSIPVSFHGLQVLDLSSNAFFGQLPSGVGGLSSLQVLNLSTNNISGSIPVSIGELKSLCILDLSNNKLNGSIPSEVEGAISLSEMRLQKNFLGGRIPTQIEKCSELTFLNLSHNKLIGSIPSAIANLTNLQHADFSWNELSGNLPKELTNLSNLFSFNVSYNHLLGELPVGGFFNIISPSSVSGNPLLCGSVVNHSCPSVHPKPIVLNPNSSYSNSGSSLQNHQHRMMLSISVIIAIGAAIFIVIGVVVVTVLNIHARSSMIPSAAPFVFSGGEDYSGSPRNDPNYGKLVMFSGDAEFADGAHNLLNKDSEIGRGGFGVVYCTVLRDGHCVAIKKLTVSTLTKSQEDFDREVKMLGEIKHQNLVALEGFYWTPSLQLLIYEYLARGSLQKLLHDDDDSSKNVLSWRQRFKIILGMAKGLAYLHQMELIHYNLKSTNVFIDCSDEPKIGDFGLVRLLPMLDHCVLSSKIQSALGYTAPEFACRTVKITEKCDIYSFGILILEVVTGKRPVEYTEDDVVVLCDKVRSALDDGKVEQCVDEKLKGNFAADEAIPVIKLGLVCASQVPSNRPDMAEVINILELIQCPSEELQ, encoded by the exons ATGAAGCAAGTGCAGTTCACCCTACTCCTATCAGTGTCTCTTGTTATTCTTTTTGGTCCAATCCTAGTTATCTCAGTAGACCTTTCTTTCAACGATGATGTGTTGGGGTTGATAATGTTCAAGGCTGGTCTACAAGACCCAAAAGGGAAACTCTCTACGTGGAACGAAGATGATTATAGTCCTTGCCACTGGGTTGGTGTCAAATGTGACCCTGCAAACAATAGGGTATCTTCTCTTGTTCTTGATGGATTCTCTCTTTCTGGCCACATTGATAGAGGCCTTTTGAGGTTGCAGTTCCTTCAGATTCTGTCTCTCTCTAGGAACAACTTCACAGGGACCATAGCTCCTGATCTTCTCACAATTGGTGATTTGCTAGTTGTTGATTTGAGTGAGAACAACCTCTCTGGACCAATCCCAGATGGGATTTTCCAGCAATGTTGGTCTCTAAGAGTAGTTTCATTTGCCAACAACAACCTCACAGGTAAGGTTCCTGATTCTTTGAGCTCATGCTATTCATTGGCAATTGTGAACTTTTCCTCTAACCAGCTACACGGGGAATTGCCATCTGGAATGTGGTTCTTGAGGGGGCTACAGTCAATTGATCTTTCAAACAACTTTCTGGAGGGAGAGATTCCAGAAGGAATTCAGAACCTGATTGATTTGAGGGAGTTGAGGCTAGGTAGTAACCACTTCACTGGTAGGGTTCCTGAGCATATTGGAGACTGCTTGCTTTTGAAGTTGGTTGATTTCAGTGGCAATTCTCTCTCTGGAAGACTTCCTGAGTCAATGCAAAAGCTCACCTCATGCACATTCCTCAGCTTGCAAGGGAATTCATTCACTGGTGGCATTCCACACTGGATAGGAGAAATGAAAAGTCTAGAGACATTGGATTTTTCAGCAAACAGATTTTCTGGTTGGATTCCAAATTCTATAGGAAATCTTGACTTGCTGAGTAGGTTGAAtctgtcaaggaatcagatcacAGGAAACCTGCCAGAGTTAATGGTAAACTGCATTAAACTTTTGACTCTTGACATCAGCCACAATCACTTGGCAGGCCATCTTCCTTCATGGATATTTAGGATGGGTTTACAAAGTGTCTCTCTTTCAGGGAATAGCTTCAGTGAGAGCAATTATCCCTCACTTACTTCCATTCCTGTATCTTTTCATGGCCTCCAGGTTTTGGATTTGTCATCAAATGCATTTTTTGGTCAACTTCCATCTGGAGTTGGAGGTCTTAGTAGCTTGCAAGTCTTGAATTTGTCCACCAACAATATCTCAGGGTCTATTCCTGTGAGTATTGGAGAACTTAAATCTTTGTGCATTCTTGACTTAAGTAACAACAAGCTTAATGGAAGCATTCCTTCCGAAGTAGAAGGGGCAATTTCACTCAGTGAAATGAGGCTACAAAAGAACTTCTTAGGTGGGAGAATTCCAACCCAAATTGAGAAGTGTTCAGAACTAACATTTCT GAATCTTTCTCACAACAAGCTTATAGGTTCAATCCCTTCAGCCATTGCAAACCTAACCAATCTTCAGCATGCAGATTTCTCATGGAATGAGCTCTCAGGAAACTTACCAAAGGAGCTGACAAATCTTTCCAACCTTTTCTCATTTAATGTTTCGTACAACCACCTCCTAGGTGAGCTACCAGTGGGTGGTTTCTTCAATATCATCTCTCCTTCATCTGTCTCTGGTAATCCATTGTTATGTGGTTCTGTTGTTAATCACTCTTGCCCTTCTGTTCATCCAAAGCCTATTGTCCTAAACCCCAATTCTTCTTACTCCAACTCTGGCTCTTCCTTACAAAACCATCAACATAGGATGATGCTCAGTATCTCTGTCATTATTGCCATCGGTGCTGCTATTTTTATTGTCATTGGTGTGGTGGTTGTTACTGTCCTAAATATCCATGCAAGGTCTTCGATGATACCTTCTGCTGCTCCATTTGTGTTCTCCGGTGGTGAAGACTATAGTGGTTCACCCAGGAACGATCCAAACTATGGCAAGCTTGTGATGTTTTCTGGTGATGCTGAATTTGCTGATGGTGCTCATAATCTTCTTAACAAAGACAGTGAAATAGGCCGTGGAGGATTTGGAGTTGTTTATTGCACTGTCCTTAGAGATGGTCATTGTGTTGCAATCAAGAAGCTTACAGTGTCCACCTTGACCAAATCTCAAGAAGACTTTGATAGGGAGGTTAAAATGCTTGGGGAGATCAAGCATCAAAATCTAGTGGCACTTGAAGGTTTTTATTGGACTCCATCCTTGCAGCTACTAATTTATGAGTACCTAGCCAGAGGGAGTTTGCAAAAGCTTctacatgatgatgatgatagcaGCAAGAATGTGCTTTCTTGGAGACAAAGGTTCAAGATCATTCTTGGAATGGCAAAAGGGTTGGCCTATTTGCACCAAATGGAGTTAATTCACTATAATCTAAAGTCAACCAATGTTTTCATAGATTGTTCTGATGAACCAAAGATTGGAGACTTTGGCTTGGTGAGGCTATTGCCAATGCTAGACCATTGTGTTTTGAGCAGCAAAATCCAAAGTGCACTTGGATACACGGCTCCTGAGTTTGCTTGCCGCACGGTCAAGATAACCGAGAAGTGTGACATTTATAGTTttggaattttgattttggaggTGGTAACAGGAAAAAGACCTGTGGAATACACGGaggatgatgttgttgttcttTGTGACAAGGTGAGAAGTGCATTGGATGATGGCAAAGTGGAGCAATGTGTTGATGAGAAGCTTAAGGGTAATTTTGCTGCAGATGAAGCAATTCCTGTGATAAAATTGGGGTTGGTTTGTGCATCACAAGTGCCCTCAAACCGTCCTGATATGGCTGAGGTAATCAACATATTAGAGTTGATCCAATGTCCTTCAGAGGAATTACAAtga
- the LOC114405945 gene encoding transcription factor UNE10-like has translation MSQRVPNCDVDDNNNIPTTTKIPLLPNFNFISHEVPMLGYQAAELPCKKGQPSTYKGSHGNLTSTWDKPRTSGGTLESIVSQHVSENRYKLVTMDALVPCSEQQSTQKAVVSERLDACGKSRFPRVVAQEEVEKRAGVVARGTRGTTTLELGGCKDWSVSGSETCRRELSVTFNSATKGSPENTTCSGKQCTGTTTNDDRDSISHRISQGEVPDEDYKATKVDRSSGSNKRIKANSVVHKQSERRRRDKINQRMKELQKLVPNSSKTDKASMLDEVIQYMKQLQAQVQMMNWMKMYTSMMLPITMQQQQQQQLKMSMMMAQMGMGMGMSKDMVMNMNSMNIPGFPPMLPFPSFMPMAPCGDQLQGTPEKSVTMDAYSTMASLYQQLFHPPASSSKN, from the exons ATGAGCCAGCGTGTCCCCAACTGCGATGTGGACGACAATAACAACATTCCCACAACCACAAAAATCCCTCTTCTTcccaatttcaatttcatatcCCATGAAGTTCCTAT GTTGGGCTACCAAGCTGCTGAACTACCATGCAAAAAGGGACAACCTTCGACGTACAAAGGCAGCCACGGAAACCTAACTAGTACGTGGGACAAACCTCGTACAAGTGGTGGTACCTTGGAGTCCATAGTTAGCCAACATGTCAGCGAAAACCGCTACAAGTTGGTTACTATGGACGCCTTAGTGCCCTGTTCAGAACAACAGAGCACACAGAAGGCAGTGGTGTCAGAAAGGCTTGACGCGTGTGGGAAGAGTCGCTTCCCACGCGTGGTGGCACAGGAGGAAGTGGAGAAACGCGCTGGGGTGGTGGCGCGTGGGACGCGTGGTACTACAACGCTAGAATTGGGTGGCTGCAAGGATTGGAGTGTGAGTGGTAGTGAAACTTGTCGTAGGGAGTTGAGTGTGACCTTCAATTCTGCCACCAAGGGTTCGCCGGAAAACACCACTTGCTCTGGCAAACAGTGCACCGGGACCACCACCAATGACGACCGTGATTCCATTAGCCACCGTATATCGCAG GGTGAGGTACCGGATGAGGATTACAAGGCAACAAAAGTTGATAGATCTTCTGGGTCCAACAAAAGAATCAAAGCTAATTCAGTAGTGCACAAACAATCTGAACGG AGAAGAAGAGATAAGATCAACCAAAGAATGAAGGAATtgcaaaagctggtcccaaatTCCAGTAAG ACTGATAAAGCTTCGATGCTAGATGAGGTGATCCAATATATGAAGCAATTGCAAGCGCAAGTGCAAATGATGAATTGGATGAAAATGTACACCTCCATGATGCTGCCAATAACCatgcagcagcagcaacaacaacaacttaaAATGTCTATGATGATGGCTCAGATGGGCATGGGCATGGGAATGAGTAAGGATATGGTTATGAATATGAACAGCATGAACATTCCTGGATTCCCCCCTATGCTTCCCTTCCCCTCCTTCATGCCTATGGCCCCATGTGGCGATCAATTACAAGGAACACCAGAGAAG TCCGTGACCATGGATGCATACAGTACGATGGCTTCCCTGTATCAGCAGCTATTTCATCCTCCAGCTTCTAGCTCAAAGAACTGA
- the LOC114405946 gene encoding protein transport protein Sec61 subunit beta-like, producing MALGGTAPPRGSAAATASMRRRRTTGGAASGGAAGTMLQFYTDDAPGLKISPNVVLVMSIGFIAFVAILHVMGKLYFVRREA from the coding sequence ATGGCTTTAGGTGGAACAGCTCCCCCAAGAGGAAGTGCAGCGGCTACTGCAAGCATGAGGAGAAGGAGAACAACCGGTGGTGCGGCCTCTGGAGGAGCAGCTGGAACTATGCTCCAATTTTACACAGATGATGCCCCTGGACTCAAGATCTCCCCAAATGTTGTTCTTGTAATGAGCATTGGCTTCATAGCATTTGTTGCCATCCTTCATGTGATGGGCAAGCTGTACTTTGTGCGTAGGGAGGCTTAG